Genomic window (Euleptes europaea isolate rEulEur1 chromosome 8, rEulEur1.hap1, whole genome shotgun sequence):
taagagcagtggtttggagcggtgaactctgatctggtgaacaggattggtatccccactcctccacatgagcggcggagggtaatctggagaactggatttgtttccctactcctacacataaagccagctgggtgaccttgggcaagtctctctcagccccacctacttcacagggtgttggttgtggggaggggaaggtgagtgtaagccagtttgattcttccttaagtggtagagaaagtcggcatataaaaacccactcttctttttcttctttgtcttcttctacttctgacccttcttagcttccaagatctgatgagagttGACTATtccatgcttccttcccttccaGCCTATCCATTATATACATATATCCACACTTTTCTAGAAAAGATGTTTGCTTTTTTTCTTACACCTTTTCAGGGTCTGGTTGTTTCATACCATAAGGCAGAATGTCCGAATTGAATCCTCAGGCCATTTCAAAGTGCAGCGTTACCTACCTGTTAATTGACCTCTGTGTTCTTTGCACAATAGGACAAATCGTAGACAGACACCATCTGAACAACTGTCACACCATCATGATCACCGCCAATGCAAGCACTGCAATCCCAACTGTTGAACAAGACATGGTCATCAACCTGAATGTCACTGAATACAGTGTTCCTTATTTCACAGCTCCTTATTTCACAGTATATATTCAGATCATGTATGTCCTAATTGTCTTTTCCTGCCTGTGCGGACTGATGGGGAACATGAAGGTCATTTGGCTTCTCAGCTTCCGTATTAAGAGGAATACTTTCACCACTTACATCTTGAACCTGGCTGTAGCTGACTTTGGCACCCTTTTGAGTGTGCTTGCTTATATTGTTGATGTGGCCTGTTCCTATCTTATTCGGGAATATGATGAACATTCTACTTTCTATAAATTCACAGATGTCCTTGTTTTCTTCACGTACAGTGCAAGCATGTATTTTCTAACAGCCATCAGCCTGGAGAGAGCTCTCTCCGTGCGGTTTCCAATCTGGTACCGATGCCGTCGGCCAGGGAGGTCTTCTGCTGTCGTCTCCTTCCTGCTCTGGTCCCTCTCTGGACTGCTTTCTGGAATGTTACTGTTAAGCTATCTTTGGGAAGCAAATTTCATTGTGAGCACGAACATTATTTCCATTACGAATCTCTTGATTTGCACTCCGCTTATGATCGCCTCCAGTTTGACGGTGTGGATCATAATCTGCCGTAACTCTTGGAGGCGCCAGCCATCCAAGCTGTATGTAGCTATCTTGGTCACTCTCCTGGTCTTCATCGTCTTTGGCATTCCTCTGAGTGTTTCCCACTTCTTTTTTTACAACACGGAAGGTTTCCCTCTAGAAGTCCTGGAAGCCACTTATCTTCTGGCAGCTGTCAACAGCAGCGTTAACCCCCTCATTTACTACTTGGTTGGGAGAGACAGGACACGTCAGTCCAGAGAGTCCTTGAAGGTGGTGTTCCAAAGACTATTCAAGGATGACACCGATCCCAGGGAAGGTAATTAGCAGAGTTCTTCAAAGGTCATACAGTAGAAAGGtcatgaggttaaagtagtaggcaccctgggtagtagtgacctgtactcttggaatttacaatcttggggagagaaaAACCTGTACGTactcagacatgtaggttggacttcaaaagagcaaattttaacaaacttaaatttatgctaggtagaatcccatgatcagaaatacttaaggagaagggagttcaagaagggtgggcatttcttaaaaataaaatactgaaggcgcaatcccaaaccattcctatgagaaggaaaaacgggaggagcctaaagaggccagggtggctccataaacagctttttaaagagttgagaaataaaaaagactcatttaagaagtggaaggagggccttataaacaaagaggaatataagcaaataactagtgcttacagggagagtgttaggaaagctaaagctcagtatgaaagGCTAggaagagatgctaaacgcaacaaaaaagggctcttttcctatgtacagagtaagagtaagaacaaggacaagataagcccattgcgtggaccggaaagtgaaattgtaacaggagatgaagaaagggcagaacacctcaattcctacttttcctcagttttttctcgtgagggaagtggtgctcaacatggcataaacagaacatgtgatgagggaagggatttgcagcctagaattggcattggggtagtgcacaaacacctggtttctttaaatgaaacaaaatcctctgggccagacgaattgcacccaagggtactcaaagaacttgcagatgtaatttcggaacctctgtccattatttttgaaaagtcttggcaaacaggtgaggtgccagaagattggaggcgggcaaatgttgtccccatcttcaagaaggggaaaaaggaggatccgggtaactaccgacccatcagcttgacttctataccaggaaaagtgttcgaacaaatcatcaaacaggccattcttgagcatttagaaaggatgggtcttatcactaagagccagcatgggtttctcaagaataagtcatgtcagactaatcttatctccttttttgagaaagttactaccttgctggatcaggggaatgctgtagacatagtttatctagatttcagtaaggcttttgataaggttccacatagtattctagttgacaaattgggaaaatgtgggttagatcctgttattgttagatggatctgcaactggttgacagattgtacccaaagagtgctagttaatggttcctcgtccacttggagagaagtgactagtggagttcctcagggatctgtgctgggccctgtgttgttcaacatctttataaatgatttggatgaaggaatagaggggatgcttattaaatttgcagatgatactaaattgggaggggtagcaaatatggtagaagacggagccaagatgcaggatgatcttgacaggctggagaaatgggctagaactaataaaatgcacttcaacaaagacaaatgtaaagttctgcatttaggtaggaaaaatcaaatgcatcattataggatgggggagacttgtttgagcagtagtgtgtgtgaaaaggatcttggggtcttagtagaccaaacactgaacacgagtcagcagtatgatgctgtaactaaaaaggcaaatgcagtcttgggctgcatcaacagaagtatagtgtcccgatcacgcaaagtgatggtatcgctttactctgctctggttagacctcaactagagtactgtgttcagttttgggcaccacaatttaagaaagatgtagacaagctggaacgtgtccagagaagggcaacaaagatggtgaggggtctggagaccaagtcctgacctatgaggaaaggttgaagaagctgggtatgtttagcctgaagaggagaagactgagaggggatatgataaccatcttcaagtacttgaagggctgtcatatagaggagggtgctgagttgttttctgttgctcaagaaggtcggaccagaaccaacgggttgaaattaaatcaaataggttccgtctaaacattaggaagaattttctatcagttagagcggttcctcagtggaacaggcttcctcgggaggtggtaagctctccttccctggaggtttttaagaagaggttagatggccatctgtcagcaatgctgattctgtgaccttaggcagatgatgagagggagggcatcttggccatcctctggtcactagggttgtggagaggggaggtagttgtgaatttcctgcattgtgcagggtgttggacttgatggccctggtggtcccttccaactctatgattctacgattcatACCGCTCCACCCCTGGCACACCCCCGGAACACTTCCCAGGACGGTGGCGCGAGCACTTGTACCAGCGGTCTGCcggtgggaggccaagccagtGTCCGAGGGCCATGCTGCCGCAGCAGTGCAAGGGAACTGGCACAAGTGGCAGGGACTCTGCTGTAGGTGTCAtggcacctcctaagcccatttggcccccaagctcaggaatgggctgttagaatcaGGCCTATGGGTGAGGGCATCGATATGCCCATCTCAAGCTGGCCTCCCAGGTTCATTTCCATTCCATCTTTGagttattgtttatttataccTGTTTGCTTCCCATTTGAATGTCCACCAGtactgccagggttgccaggcccctcttcgtcaccggcgggtggagcctgaggagggaggggtttggggaggggatggacttcgatgccatagagtccaattgccaaagtggcccttttctccagggaaatggatctctgttggctggagatcagttgtaatagcaggagatctccagctacaacctggaggttggcaaccctaattactgcaGAAATGGAGGCGTTGCTGGAGCCATATGGATCTTAGATTTtctggttttaaactgttttacaTTGTATTATAGATTGTAATTATCATTATATGTTATACATTATGATGTAGATGTAACTGGAATGTGTccttggaagctgccctgagaccTACTTCGGTAGGGATAGGGCGGGATAAcagctaataaaataaaaatagaatcctagagttgaaagggccatacaggccatctagtccaaccccctgctcaatgcaggatcagcccgacaaatgtttgtccagctgccAGTGACAATACACAAACCATTAGAGCTGGCACATAAGAGATCCTCTTGGTACCAGGCAAAGGTATCATACCACAAAACCTTTATCAGACATTTGAGGCAAAGATATGTCTGTTTGGTGGTGGCAGAAAGtatgtcaagttgcagttgacatGGTGACcttaaagggttttcaaggcaagagacaaaaataCAATTCACATTCAGTCAAGCATTCAATGAAAACTGGATTAAGGTGTCTTATCAGTGATATATTACTCCAAAAGCCATGGAGAAGATAGACAAGAACTATAAAGGGAAACGATGGAAATGTTAAAAAGTGGACGATGCTTTTTATCACATATGGTGGATGTGCAaaaagacccccctcccaaaaaaatggacaaaaaaattggaaaagaaTACATGCAAAAATCcagaaaaatttgaaaattaAATTTACTATTGAAGCCAAGAGTATGCTATTGGGCATTttgccaaaaaatttttttggaagAATTGTTATGATATATGATAACTGCGGCTAGAGTTAtatttgcagcaaaatggaaggcagaagAGTGCCAGGAAGACTGGGAAAGTAAACTAACTGAAAATGTGGTGATGACAAAACTAAACAAACtatgtgaataaaagaccaattAAAGAATTTCATAATAAATGGAAAGCATGCTGCTTGTATTATTCTTTTAATGGAGAGCAGAGAAGGAGGTTGTTGAAATGATatatatgaattattaataataTCCTTGATATATTGTCCTGAAAATGTGTTAAAAGgggaaaacatttaaatatatcaTGGACAGATTATAATAATAGAAGAACTCAATTTTCAATatttgggaagtatttttagaaatttataataGCCCTGTAATCGACACACATGTGTCATGCCAGCTAGCACCATCTGGTGTGGCTGCAGCCCACTGGTGCTGGGatatggtgagagccagtgtggtgtagtggttaggtacattggactctaatctggggaactgggtctgattccccactccaccacatgagcggcagactctaatctggagaaccgggttggtttccccactcctatgtatgaagccagctgggtgagcttgggctagtcacagctctcttagagctctctcagtcccacctatctcataggatgtctgttgtggggaagggaaggaactacttcttcttctcctcctcctcctcctcctcctcctcctgctccttctcctcctcctcctcttcctcatagGTACATACACCAAAAAAAGGGATACACAGCTTCCCTCCCTTGAAGGAGCCCAGGTGACACCTGGCTTGGCCTTCTCCAGTCCCACACAAGGTGTGATCTCTAGGATGGAGGACATTTCTCCATTTTCACTAGCTATGTTACTGAGGCATATGTGTACATTGAGGAAAACTTGGGGCAAAAGCAATCCAAGTATAGTTTTATGGAGCTTCTTTTTCTTTGTGCGACGCTTTGCCAAGACACAAGAGGGCATGTGTGCATTCTACACAAAAAGGTATCGGTGTGATCATACAGAAAAAATATCACATTAAACCTCTTTTTCCTGTATACTGGTAAAGTAGCGCAGAAGAACCGCAAATGAATATGAAGCATTGAAACAAGCTGCAGCAACCTGTATGCTCAAATTTTGGAATTGCACCCCTtacaaatccattgaagtcaagggcTCTGaggtgtgattctgcttaggatggcacttttaCAGTAGTCACTCTTTTACCTAAATGCGGAAACTAAATCTCAGTgcaaattagggttgtgcatatcgatatacccaaaccaaaaattaacccgaaattagccgtttgggCAAAATTCAGgctttggttttaccaaatgccacagcctggggatctccccaaagccaaatacCCTATTCCTGAAAAACGTGAATAAATATTTgcctttttcaggttcggctatttgcctttgctcagatgcacagctctgtgttttctcccatttttctgtctttttttgactggttttgttagggccccctagttggggctcttttgaggttggggtcatgtaattggagccaacttggtctgaccaactttgcAGGTagatcacccaacagaagacttgtctgcatagcagaagagtcatttgaAAGGTGGGGTTTACCCAATCCTGTCTgtaggaatataccctccaactaaaaagaaccggcttcaacagctgctcacaccacctggcttccgaaggagactctcTCACCCCTGCGGATGAGTAAtcttcttcagacagcccccatggttgagacttccactggctccgatatcacccccacctcccaaaaacctgctgtcaaactcaaGGTTGCCtggagtagaggctttgtttccccgcaccatgactatctcttgaaatcagatttttgatgaccatcaTAAAGTATtgttcacaggatatcatttgccaccaaaagaaatgtttcccgagccttatttctcttgcatttaagcctttcccctcaatttggaagctaatttgcatggatatcatgctatgcaccccagatatgaaggcagcccccagactttgaggtgacagcctgccaatcagctctttccaccagtcctcgtcaacgctgaacttctgaaccagaAAACGATGGACAGCTCTGCTAGcaatgcctggagaatgggggcaacccctgtgcgagcccataaaattggccccctgtcccaaagttcaccaaacttcagtgaccatctaaggagaatcccttgcagccacattgtaaatttggggactctacctccaaatatgccctacaggagcttcaaagaaatccccatagactataaaaaGCCAAAGATTTTCAGAAAACCCGGAAATAAGTCGAATACCAATAATTACCGGTATGAGTATTCGGCtaattccaggtttactgaaaaaaatcaggccaaatgATCCCAAAccctaaatttattgaattgttttttgcacaaccctagtgcaaATCAAATCTCCAGCACAATAAAAttaaggaagaagggaaagtggggttgccaacctccaggtggtggctggatatctcctgggattataagtgacctccaggtgacagagataagttcatttcaagaaaatggccattgtggaaggtggactcccctccccaaaccctgccttcttcaggcaccaccccacaaaatttccaggtatttccaagtccagagctggcaaccttaagggaaAATGTTATGTGTAGATAATGGGATATTCCCAAAATATAGATAGAGGGTTGCCTTGGCATTTCTATACTCtctgacagagatcatttcataTCTCATGCTTAATGTTATGATATAAGGTAGCATCTGAATAGGAATTCTTTGCTATTGTTGTTTTAACAAGGTCCTTTGGCCAGTATACACTAGTCTTGATAAGCATTGTAAGTTTCTACTCCATTACTACTGCATCTATAATGTTGTAACGAGTTGGAGTTTCTGGAGGCATTGTAACTGGGTTTGAATCAGGGGGCTGTGCTTCCCCTCTGtagccttcttcctcttccaaaatCTTCTGGAGCATGGCCTTCAAGCTTTCTCTAGGCTGACCCCTCTTCTTTCTCCCAACCAAGAAATAAATAAGCGGGTTGATGCTGCTGTTTAAGGAAGTACATAGTAAGCCATACCGCATCGGAGAGGAATTTGAATCACTGGAGAAAGTAAAGATCAAGTAAGTGGCATTCAGTGGGACagcaaagaggaggaaaaaaaggagagTAAGAAAGATAGCTGTAAGAAGCTTTCCTCGACGATGCTGCTGGGATTTCAAATAGACTTTGATGAACAAGGTCAGAGTGGAGATGATCATGAGTGGGACGCAAAGCAGAGTGTTCACAAAAAACTGGTAGAACACCCGATGGTTGTTGTTTTCCAGGATTTTGGTCTTGAAGAGTACGTAGTGGATCCCATTAAGCAGGAAAGAGAGGACCCAGATGACAGCACATACAATGACGGACAAGCGAGATGGTCGGTGAAGTCGATGCCAGATTGGGAAGAGGACACACACGCACCGGTCAATGCTGATCACCGTCAGTAGAAATTGGCCAGTGCTGTACGTGAATATGATGAGCTCCACGTAGATCAGCTCCAAAGAGGAATCTGAGACAGCAAAAAAGACAGCCAGCGATAGGAGGACTCCGAGATCGGCAGCAGCTAAGTTCAGGATTAAGACAGTGAAAGAATTCCTCTTAATGCGGAAGCCGAGGAGCCAGAGGACAATTCCGTTCCCCATAAATCCGAAAATGCTAATAAAAATGGTGATGAAAGAAATAATCTTTTGCTCTATGTAGTCACTGAGCCCAGTGAGGTCTTCCCACCATTCTGGTTCGTCATATGTATAATAATATTTTGTTGTGGGAACCGCAGAGGTCAGATTTGTCAGGCTGAAATCGGTCCACATCTTCAGTGTGTACTTCTAGGGTCCCTGTCTCCGCTGCTTGTGTAGATGCACCTGCTAGAATAAAAAGTACACAAATGGGATGAAATCAGTTTGTGCCACACATCTGAAATAATGATAGAGCCAGAATTCAACTTTAAATTGTCCTCAGACATTGAATCGGTTTGGAAATCCATGATTGACAGGGGACCCATAAAATG
Coding sequences:
- the LOC130481864 gene encoding mas-related G-protein coupled receptor member H-like, whose protein sequence is MWTDFSLTNLTSAVPTTKYYYTYDEPEWWEDLTGLSDYIEQKIISFITIFISIFGFMGNGIVLWLLGFRIKRNSFTVLILNLAAADLGVLLSLAVFFAVSDSSLELIYVELIIFTYSTGQFLLTVISIDRCVCVLFPIWHRLHRPSRLSVIVCAVIWVLSFLLNGIHYVLFKTKILENNNHRVFYQFFVNTLLCVPLMIISTLTLFIKVYLKSQQHRRGKLLTAIFLTLLFFLLFAVPLNATYLIFTFSSDSNSSPMRYGLLCTSLNSSINPLIYFLVGRKKRGQPRESLKAMLQKILEEEEGYRGEAQPPDSNPVTMPPETPTRYNIIDAVVME
- the LOC130481862 gene encoding proto-oncogene Mas-like, with protein sequence MITANASTAIPTVEQDMVINLNVTEYSVPYFTAPYFTVYIQIMYVLIVFSCLCGLMGNMKVIWLLSFRIKRNTFTTYILNLAVADFGTLLSVLAYIVDVACSYLIREYDEHSTFYKFTDVLVFFTYSASMYFLTAISLERALSVRFPIWYRCRRPGRSSAVVSFLLWSLSGLLSGMLLLSYLWEANFIVSTNIISITNLLICTPLMIASSLTVWIIICRNSWRRQPSKLYVAILVTLLVFIVFGIPLSVSHFFFYNTEGFPLEVLEATYLLAAVNSSVNPLIYYLVGRDRTRQSRESLKVVFQRLFKDDTDPREGN